Within Parabacteroides pacaensis, the genomic segment TTTTGTTAGAATGCGTAGTTATATTACAAATGTTAATGAATGTTTTTTGCTGATTAAAGTAAGTGGAGATAATGTATTTTTGTCCATATAGCCTATCTACAGGTGTATACTTATAAGAGTCTTGGAATATAAACTCAGAAGCTTCTTTAGTGGTAGTGAAATGAACTAAATCAGCTTTGCTGATACTTCGTTTTCCTCCATTCATCCGGATGCTGGGAATAAGTTTTTTTTCATCCTTATTGTAAATGAATAATTGATCGTTTACTTCGGGTGGTACAAAATAAAATGTATGATCGGAATAAGTGAATGGCGTACTGTTGGCAGATATCTCAGCTATCAAACCAGGATAAGTTACTTTCTTTATTGCCTCATTTTTGCTTGTATCATAGATAATGAAAGAACCTCTTTCCGTATCATCAAAAAGAGCATATTGAGTTTTATCCAAAACGAATAATTTTCTAAACCGATCTTTTGTCTGAGCCTTTATTTTAATTTTTGAGACATACCGGAAATGAGGATCAAAAATCGTAACATTACCAAAAGGATCAAGTATATCAATTGTGTTATTTACATGATTGTATGCGACATCCTGCAAAATAAAATATTCTTTAGGTCCTTGTCCTATGCATTTAGAAGAATTCGATATAAATTTTCCATTCATATCAAAAAGATGAATTACGTAGTTAGCATCTATAACTACATAAAATTTGCCAGGGATATAAATAGCTCTTTTTCTGCTAAAGAATTTACCTATAAATGATGAGTCACTTACTTCCAGAGGACAAATTTCTATTGAATTAAATATTTCTTTGAAATCAGGCTCATAAATTTGATTCAAATTAATGGCAATCGTATTGGTATGTACTCCGTCCTTTTTTTCTTCCTTACAGGAAATTATAAATAAAAGGATAAAACTTAGTGCTAAAAATTCCTTTTTCATGATTGTATGAGATTTAGGGAAATATGATTTTCTACTTCTATCTTCCATTGTTTTACTGTTTATAGAGGGTGTGTCAAAATCATTATTTAGGTCCCGTTTGCCCGTTTCTGTCATCCTGCTAGAAGGGAGCGCAAGGTAAATGCTGGCAAATAATACTTTTGACACAGCCCCGTAAATAAGTATATAATTAGCATTCTTATTCTTTTAGGGTATAATAAACCAAAATAGGATTATTGAATTCATCTTGATCTTTATA encodes:
- a CDS encoding 6-bladed beta-propeller, which encodes MEDRSRKSYFPKSHTIMKKEFLALSFILLFIISCKEEKKDGVHTNTIAINLNQIYEPDFKEIFNSIEICPLEVSDSSFIGKFFSRKRAIYIPGKFYVVIDANYVIHLFDMNGKFISNSSKCIGQGPKEYFILQDVAYNHVNNTIDILDPFGNVTIFDPHFRYVSKIKIKAQTKDRFRKLFVLDKTQYALFDDTERGSFIIYDTSKNEAIKKVTYPGLIAEISANSTPFTYSDHTFYFVPPEVNDQLFIYNKDEKKLIPSIRMNGGKRSISKADLVHFTTTKEASEFIFQDSYKYTPVDRLYGQKYIISTYFNQQKTFINICNITTHSNKTFKREENLRYNLPAFFSVVGNIGYAIVYPHDVEKFVDPELVINKNFLATIKEDDNPYIIKYSIKF